In Marinomonas posidonica IVIA-Po-181, a single window of DNA contains:
- the modB gene encoding molybdate ABC transporter permease subunit, translating to MMNLSPADLTAIWLTLKLASLVTLLLLIFCTPMAWWLARTRSIFKAPINALITMPLVLPPTVLGFYLLIFLSPNSTLGKILSDLGIASLPFSFAGLVVASMLYSLPFVMQPLQNAFASLASKHLDAAATLGASPLDRFFSIVMPLSKSGFISAAVLGFAHTVGEFGVVLMIGGNIPGETKVISVQIYDHVEALEYAQAHTLSLLMMAFAFIVLCLLYLTQRTKHEKDKKGVWS from the coding sequence ATGATGAACCTCAGCCCAGCCGACCTAACTGCCATCTGGCTCACCTTAAAATTGGCCAGCTTAGTGACGTTACTCTTGCTGATATTTTGCACACCTATGGCTTGGTGGTTGGCACGGACACGATCTATTTTCAAAGCACCAATCAATGCCTTGATCACCATGCCGTTGGTATTACCACCGACCGTACTGGGCTTTTATTTACTTATCTTTCTAAGTCCAAACAGCACTCTCGGCAAAATTTTGTCCGATTTAGGCATCGCTTCCCTGCCATTTAGCTTTGCTGGTCTCGTGGTCGCATCTATGCTGTACTCCCTACCTTTTGTGATGCAACCATTACAAAACGCCTTTGCCAGCCTTGCGTCAAAACATCTAGACGCTGCTGCTACCCTTGGTGCTTCGCCATTGGATCGATTTTTTTCCATTGTTATGCCTTTGTCAAAATCAGGTTTTATCAGTGCCGCTGTATTGGGGTTTGCCCACACCGTCGGAGAGTTCGGCGTTGTATTGATGATTGGTGGCAACATTCCAGGTGAAACGAAAGTGATTTCTGTGCAAATTTATGACCATGTCGAAGCATTAGAATACGCGCAGGCACACACCTTATCCTTATTAATGATGGCCTTTGCTTTTATCGTCTTATGCTTGCTCTACCTTACTCAAAGAACCAAACATGAGAAGGATAAAAAAGGAGTTTGGTCATGA
- the modC gene encoding molybdenum ABC transporter ATP-binding protein — protein MIKQGLKIQFNQTKPTPSDFALELNIQLAPSGVTALFGPSGSGKTTLLRCIAGLQSNIQGYLEFAGQIWQDNQTFLAPHQRPIGFVFQDTSLFPHLTVQQNLAFAIKRAKQKRQRFVYQDILSLMSLGPLLERYPNQISGGEAQRVAIARAMLSQPSMLLMDEPLSALDNRLKQDILPYLEKACLATDIPILYVSHALDEVSRLANNIVVIEQGKLVEAGKASDLLSQLDSSFTNHQDASVLISGKVIEQNAEWQLSTLSLGHQQIFFAQGDEALGETVRLRIQARDVSLSLTHSDQSSILNRLFAVIDDLQQETSNPSMTQVRLLVDDTPIVSRITSFSAQQLGLTIGMPVIAQIKSVALCR, from the coding sequence ATGATAAAGCAAGGCTTGAAGATACAGTTCAATCAAACAAAACCAACGCCTTCAGACTTTGCACTAGAATTGAATATTCAACTCGCCCCCTCTGGCGTTACTGCCCTGTTTGGGCCTTCTGGCTCAGGCAAAACAACATTATTACGCTGTATCGCGGGTCTCCAATCAAACATCCAAGGCTATTTGGAATTTGCCGGACAAATTTGGCAAGACAATCAAACCTTTTTAGCACCACACCAAAGGCCGATCGGTTTCGTATTTCAAGATACCAGCTTATTCCCTCATTTGACCGTTCAGCAAAATTTGGCCTTCGCCATCAAACGAGCTAAGCAGAAAAGACAGCGCTTTGTTTATCAAGATATTTTATCACTTATGAGTCTTGGGCCTTTACTAGAGCGTTACCCGAATCAAATATCTGGCGGGGAAGCACAGCGAGTTGCCATCGCCCGGGCCATGTTGTCACAACCTAGCATGCTATTGATGGATGAGCCTTTATCAGCATTGGACAATCGTCTAAAACAAGACATATTGCCTTACCTTGAAAAAGCCTGCCTAGCCACAGACATTCCAATTTTATACGTTAGTCATGCCTTAGATGAGGTCAGTCGATTGGCCAATAACATTGTGGTGATAGAACAAGGGAAACTGGTAGAAGCTGGCAAGGCATCGGATCTGCTTAGTCAGTTGGATTCTTCTTTTACCAATCATCAAGATGCCAGTGTATTGATCTCAGGAAAGGTCATCGAGCAAAATGCCGAATGGCAACTGTCGACTCTGAGTCTCGGTCATCAGCAGATTTTCTTTGCACAAGGAGACGAAGCGCTAGGGGAAACCGTCAGATTGAGAATTCAAGCCAGAGACGTCAGCCTGAGCTTAACCCATTCGGATCAATCCAGTATTCTGAATCGTCTCTTTGCTGTGATTGATGATCTACAACAAGAAACTAGCAACCCTAGTATGACCCAAGTAAGGCTTTTGGTTGATGACACCCCTATTGTTTCCAGAATTACCAGTTTTTCCGCTCAGCAATTGGGGCTAACTATTGGGATGCCAGTAATCGCTCAGATCAAGTCCGTTGCACTCTGTCGCTAA
- a CDS encoding DUF2798 domain-containing protein, translating to MSKMLQKIAIIACLVMVMGGTLTFVMTWRNLGFGEGFMMAWLSSFALCVLCIAPIGGVISYLVHHLVDGALPNISKLKQDLVFGLIMALIMESIMAIVTTLNVHGLLALEAFIKQWSATLLTALPMGIVFSIVMSLVIKRRLAAFWAKV from the coding sequence ATGTCAAAAATGCTTCAAAAAATTGCTATTATTGCCTGCCTTGTTATGGTCATGGGTGGCACGCTGACTTTCGTGATGACCTGGCGTAATCTGGGTTTTGGCGAAGGTTTCATGATGGCCTGGTTATCATCATTTGCTTTGTGTGTGTTGTGCATTGCACCGATCGGTGGGGTGATTTCGTATTTAGTGCATCATTTGGTGGATGGGGCTTTGCCAAATATATCTAAGCTGAAGCAAGACCTCGTGTTTGGTTTGATTATGGCGCTGATTATGGAATCCATTATGGCCATAGTAACCACATTAAATGTACACGGATTGCTTGCGTTAGAGGCGTTTATCAAACAATGGAGTGCGACACTTCTAACAGCATTGCCAATGGGCATCGTTTTTTCAATTGTGATGTCTTTGGTAATTAAGCGCCGTCTGGCGGCTTTTTGGGCAAAAGTCTAA
- a CDS encoding MarR family winged helix-turn-helix transcriptional regulator, whose translation MSQLESKLQLMFIHTINALQQSMKQTMKHHQLKMTPLSFLMLKTVHDTAECTAHSIAEITYKDKGQITRLLKEVIDQGLIERHPNPKDKRSQILTLTEQGETVFTTLQQADYAALNALKTGLTEEELNDFLIIGQKMIHNINEFNAKCG comes from the coding sequence ATGTCTCAACTCGAATCTAAGTTGCAACTGATGTTTATCCATACCATCAATGCCCTTCAACAATCTATGAAACAGACTATGAAGCATCATCAGCTCAAAATGACGCCTTTATCTTTCCTGATGCTCAAAACGGTCCATGACACAGCGGAATGTACAGCTCATTCAATTGCAGAGATTACCTACAAAGATAAAGGGCAAATCACTCGTTTATTAAAAGAAGTGATTGATCAAGGACTGATAGAAAGGCACCCCAACCCGAAAGATAAACGCAGCCAAATACTGACCTTAACGGAACAAGGTGAAACCGTTTTTACAACACTTCAGCAGGCGGACTATGCTGCGTTGAACGCTTTGAAAACGGGCTTAACAGAAGAGGAATTGAATGATTTTTTAATCATTGGTCAAAAAATGATTCACAATATCAATGAATTTAATGCTAAATGTGGTTGA
- a CDS encoding OmpW family outer membrane protein yields MKAIYPLVLASVLCSSFALAHDAGDWFVRGGLATVIPNESSDDVVGSGELELNNDTQVGVTLTYMLSDKLGLEVLAATPFTHDVSTRDLGKVAEVSHLPPSFMAQYYFGEANSQIRPYIGAGLNYTIFFDEEGKGDLAGTDVSLDNSLGLAAQVGVDVTFAENWFANASVWYMDINTDVETAVGTIDADIDPITFMASVGYTF; encoded by the coding sequence ATGAAAGCGATCTATCCATTGGTTTTAGCCTCTGTATTGTGTTCTTCGTTTGCTTTGGCGCACGATGCTGGCGACTGGTTTGTGCGTGGTGGTCTGGCGACTGTGATACCAAATGAAAGCAGTGACGACGTGGTGGGCAGCGGTGAATTGGAATTGAATAATGATACCCAAGTGGGGGTGACGCTGACTTACATGTTGTCAGACAAGTTAGGTTTGGAAGTGTTAGCAGCAACGCCATTTACTCATGATGTGTCGACACGTGACCTTGGTAAAGTGGCTGAAGTCTCTCATTTACCACCTTCTTTTATGGCGCAATATTACTTTGGTGAAGCAAACAGTCAGATTCGACCTTATATTGGCGCAGGTTTGAACTACACGATCTTCTTTGACGAAGAGGGTAAAGGTGATTTAGCAGGCACGGATGTGAGTTTAGATAACTCTTTAGGTTTAGCCGCTCAGGTTGGTGTTGATGTCACTTTTGCTGAGAATTGGTTTGCTAACGCTTCAGTTTGGTATATGGACATTAATACCGATGTGGAGACAGCAGTTGGTACAATCGATGCTGACATTGACCCGATTACTTTTATGGCCAGTGTTGGTTACACTTTCTAG
- a CDS encoding carboxylate/amino acid/amine transporter, translating to MPILLAVTLLWAFSFSLIGVYLAGQVDAWFSVLMRVSLATLVFLPFLKLRQIEAKIALLLMICGALQLGIMYGFYYQSFLYLSVPEVLLFTVMTPLYVTLLNDILDRRLNVGFAISALLAILGAVAIRYQGVDDGFIKGLLIVQGANLCFAAGQVGYKRVIEKQRPDLPQRTVFGWFFIGALAVVIPCYLAMGNPEKLPTTTLQWAILTYLGIVASGLGYFAWNKGATLVNIGTLAVANNLLIPAGILVNVLFWNRDADIMRLAIGGGIILLALWVNDKFNQKIAARANRLSESH from the coding sequence ATGCCAATACTTCTCGCCGTGACCCTATTGTGGGCCTTTTCCTTTAGCTTGATTGGTGTTTATCTTGCTGGGCAAGTCGACGCTTGGTTTTCGGTACTCATGCGTGTTTCATTAGCCACTCTGGTGTTTTTACCTTTTCTAAAATTACGTCAAATAGAAGCTAAAATTGCCTTATTACTGATGATTTGCGGGGCATTACAGCTTGGTATCATGTATGGTTTTTATTACCAATCGTTCCTTTATTTGTCCGTACCTGAAGTCCTTCTCTTCACCGTTATGACCCCTTTGTATGTCACGCTATTGAATGACATTCTAGATCGTCGACTTAATGTGGGTTTTGCCATCAGCGCCTTATTGGCCATTCTGGGGGCCGTTGCTATTCGTTATCAAGGCGTTGACGATGGCTTCATCAAAGGCCTGTTGATTGTACAAGGCGCTAACCTTTGCTTTGCCGCAGGACAGGTGGGCTACAAACGTGTGATTGAGAAACAGCGCCCTGATTTGCCTCAAAGAACCGTTTTTGGCTGGTTTTTCATCGGTGCTCTGGCGGTTGTGATTCCATGTTATTTGGCCATGGGCAACCCAGAAAAACTCCCAACGACCACACTACAATGGGCCATTTTGACGTATCTTGGCATTGTCGCTTCTGGGCTGGGGTATTTTGCTTGGAATAAAGGAGCGACATTAGTCAACATAGGAACACTGGCCGTCGCCAACAATCTGTTGATTCCGGCCGGAATCTTAGTCAATGTGCTCTTTTGGAATCGTGATGCCGATATTATGCGATTGGCCATTGGTGGTGGCATCATACTATTGGCACTTTGGGTAAATGATAAATTTAATCAAAAAATTGCCGCAAGAGCCAACCGGTTAAGCGAATCACACTAG
- a CDS encoding YccT family protein: MLKKKWLAYISFIMSTFTTLSAYGETLEVPKWFEIMYVDQQSAKQFGNDFEVSLTPGQHQIVLRFNKILRTGGDSEVFQSEPIVMDVEVAQGAYLQLKAPYISSVRQAEKYADEPTFTLHDEASGRDVSYQKRLLKEKSGLQNLRDYLVEVKQLNNSAYDASKGPGAAPVRMETDPALEMMKFWYNKSDTATRKAMRIWIADDQYQANVSNIQLEMMMLWYNKADDGTKKTFQVWLVNE, translated from the coding sequence ATGCTGAAGAAAAAATGGCTAGCCTACATAAGTTTTATCATGTCGACTTTTACCACCTTGTCGGCGTACGGTGAAACCTTAGAAGTGCCTAAATGGTTCGAAATAATGTATGTGGATCAACAGTCTGCAAAGCAGTTTGGTAACGATTTTGAAGTGTCGTTAACACCAGGACAACATCAAATTGTGTTGCGTTTTAATAAAATTTTGCGCACTGGTGGCGATTCGGAAGTGTTTCAATCAGAGCCTATAGTGATGGATGTCGAAGTGGCTCAAGGTGCCTACTTACAGCTCAAAGCGCCTTATATATCATCGGTTCGACAAGCCGAAAAATATGCCGATGAGCCAACTTTTACGCTTCATGATGAAGCCAGTGGTCGTGATGTGAGCTACCAAAAAAGGTTGTTGAAAGAAAAGTCAGGTTTGCAAAATTTGCGTGATTATCTGGTTGAAGTGAAGCAACTTAATAATAGTGCTTACGATGCGAGCAAGGGGCCGGGTGCCGCCCCCGTTCGTATGGAGACGGATCCAGCGTTAGAGATGATGAAATTCTGGTACAACAAATCTGATACCGCGACGCGAAAAGCCATGCGAATTTGGATTGCGGATGATCAATACCAAGCCAATGTGTCAAATATACAGTTGGAAATGATGATGTTGTGGTACAACAAGGCTGACGATGGAACGAAGAAAACCTTTCAGGTTTGGTTGGTGAACGAATAA
- a CDS encoding GGDEF domain-containing protein has protein sequence MPDLSQTKLNHKLTLRIIEMTLVTLVFSLLARPILAELHPYYFWIAIFDIIITSSLYLVVRSNKWPKWHISLSLISSLIIILPMLSISGGVNSQVAFFLPLYPIVGALIGGRLESRLMSLFLIVAVLFATIFNHSIINVSGEYYADNTSYLRGFWLILAIMFSAIFGQFFLNRYTELTKKLTAENLQDPLTELLNRRGLNLHFSLELEQAKETKSPFCLMLIDIDYFKKINDQYGHDVGDTCLIEVADRLNKGIQSHHYLARFGGEEFIIVLPNTHLLEAEKIAEQLRQTIEDSHFSHLKLPITITLGIARLHGERDNALKIIKRADKALYRGKEKGRNRIELEN, from the coding sequence ATGCCAGACTTAAGCCAAACGAAGCTAAACCACAAACTGACCCTAAGAATCATCGAAATGACCTTGGTTACCTTGGTATTTTCGCTGTTAGCTCGTCCTATCTTGGCAGAGTTACACCCATATTATTTCTGGATTGCTATCTTTGATATCATAATCACAAGCAGCTTATATCTCGTAGTACGATCTAATAAATGGCCTAAATGGCACATTTCTCTGTCACTTATTTCTTCTCTGATTATTATTTTACCTATGCTGTCGATATCTGGCGGTGTTAACAGTCAAGTTGCCTTCTTCCTGCCTTTATACCCTATAGTAGGCGCTTTAATAGGGGGACGACTTGAATCACGCTTAATGAGTCTGTTCTTAATTGTCGCCGTTCTTTTCGCCACCATTTTTAATCATTCCATTATCAATGTGTCAGGAGAGTATTACGCCGATAATACTTCTTATCTAAGAGGGTTTTGGTTAATCCTCGCGATTATGTTCAGTGCCATTTTTGGGCAGTTCTTCCTCAACCGCTACACCGAACTAACAAAAAAATTAACAGCAGAAAATTTGCAAGACCCGCTCACAGAATTGCTCAATCGTCGAGGTTTGAACTTGCATTTTTCCCTGGAATTAGAACAAGCAAAAGAAACAAAATCGCCATTTTGCCTGATGCTAATTGATATCGATTACTTCAAAAAAATCAACGATCAATATGGACACGATGTAGGAGATACTTGTCTTATCGAGGTCGCAGATCGACTGAATAAAGGTATCCAATCACATCATTATTTAGCACGTTTTGGAGGTGAAGAATTCATCATCGTCTTACCCAACACCCATCTACTGGAAGCGGAAAAAATTGCCGAACAACTAAGACAGACGATCGAAGACAGTCACTTTAGCCATTTAAAATTACCAATAACCATTACCTTAGGCATTGCAAGGCTACACGGGGAAAGAGACAACGCTTTAAAAATCATTAAGCGGGCTGATAAAGCACTGTATCGAGGCAAAGAAAAAGGTCGTAACCGTATTGAATTAGAAAACTAA
- a CDS encoding ATP-binding protein has protein sequence MKSRYTLGDKQVSEISLKDLARRSRYGGLFYLLAFWAAVFSSATAREHLAVISAFSVCFILLQAARFYLYYQVFASKTLQIPAYFSRYAFVYNASAIVWVSGSAWLFYVNPLIDISVTVNVMSAAGISIGGVTILALSHKMLRNYCLLIGLPFAFAAAAFLEGPGNWIVMGLIIGYGFFIYLTGKQLNVSYWQALNDNLKLSEQAEELSAAKEAAEVAGQAKADFLAAMTHEIRTPLNGVLGMAQLLSMGDLSDQQRQQVSVINNAGSTLMHIINNILDYSKINAQQLSLEKIPFSPQDVVNDVVQLLSTQSEKKGIQLYCHFNNVPESVLGDPHRLHQILYNLVGNAFKFTHEGEIAIQVSGEKTREEANEYIVSFAVKDTGIGIAPEDQQRIFDQFYQVNQFNPNIRGTGLGLSITQRIVALLGGQISLQSEVGRGTVFTVALPFERTESDRVERIDHLSQTSENSPETTQSLRILLVEDNKVNQIVCEQFLLKLGCRVDLAENGLIAKERFRQAQVYDVIFMDCNMPEMDGFLATRAIRQIEADQQLAETPIVALTAHVEEDIKRKCLQSGMNAFLSKPFLFEDLESIINSICMGRRD, from the coding sequence ATGAAGTCACGTTACACTCTTGGTGATAAACAAGTCAGTGAAATTAGCCTAAAGGATTTGGCTCGACGCTCTCGATATGGCGGCTTATTTTATTTGTTGGCATTTTGGGCCGCGGTATTTAGTTCTGCGACGGCTCGTGAGCATTTGGCCGTGATAAGCGCTTTTTCTGTTTGTTTTATCCTATTGCAAGCTGCTCGCTTTTATCTCTACTATCAGGTTTTTGCCAGTAAAACGCTTCAGATTCCTGCTTACTTTTCACGTTACGCGTTTGTTTATAATGCTTCTGCTATTGTGTGGGTGAGTGGCTCCGCATGGTTGTTTTATGTTAACCCTCTGATTGATATATCGGTAACCGTAAATGTGATGTCGGCAGCGGGTATTAGTATTGGTGGGGTAACCATATTGGCTTTATCCCATAAGATGCTGCGCAATTATTGTTTGCTTATTGGGCTGCCTTTTGCATTTGCGGCGGCGGCATTTTTAGAAGGGCCAGGTAACTGGATTGTTATGGGGCTGATCATTGGTTACGGTTTTTTTATTTATCTGACAGGGAAACAGCTTAATGTTAGTTACTGGCAAGCACTCAATGATAATTTGAAACTGTCAGAACAAGCAGAAGAGTTGTCGGCAGCAAAAGAAGCGGCTGAAGTAGCCGGTCAAGCTAAAGCAGATTTTCTCGCGGCGATGACCCATGAAATACGCACACCTTTGAACGGCGTGCTGGGGATGGCACAACTGCTTTCAATGGGAGATTTGAGTGATCAACAACGACAACAAGTAAGCGTCATTAATAATGCGGGTAGCACTTTGATGCATATTATTAACAACATCTTAGACTACTCAAAAATTAATGCTCAACAGTTGAGCTTGGAAAAAATACCCTTTAGTCCACAGGATGTTGTTAATGATGTGGTTCAACTGTTGTCCACTCAGTCTGAAAAGAAGGGCATACAGCTCTACTGTCATTTTAATAATGTACCAGAGTCTGTTTTAGGTGACCCTCATCGCCTCCATCAAATTCTTTATAACTTGGTTGGTAATGCCTTTAAATTTACTCATGAAGGAGAGATTGCCATCCAAGTGAGCGGTGAGAAAACACGAGAGGAAGCGAATGAATACATTGTGTCTTTTGCGGTGAAGGACACAGGAATTGGTATTGCTCCAGAAGATCAACAGCGAATCTTTGACCAGTTTTACCAAGTTAATCAATTTAATCCTAACATTCGCGGAACCGGTCTCGGTTTGAGTATTACTCAGCGCATTGTGGCACTATTGGGCGGGCAGATATCTTTGCAGAGCGAAGTTGGGAGGGGGACTGTTTTTACTGTCGCTTTACCTTTTGAACGGACCGAAAGTGACCGTGTGGAGCGAATAGATCATCTTAGTCAAACATCTGAAAATTCCCCTGAAACCACTCAATCATTGCGTATTTTATTGGTCGAAGATAATAAGGTGAACCAAATCGTCTGTGAACAGTTTTTGCTGAAATTAGGGTGCCGTGTTGATTTAGCCGAAAATGGTTTGATTGCTAAAGAGCGATTTCGACAGGCGCAGGTATATGACGTTATTTTCATGGATTGTAATATGCCTGAAATGGATGGCTTTTTGGCAACTCGAGCGATTCGTCAGATTGAAGCAGACCAGCAATTAGCTGAAACCCCAATCGTCGCCTTGACCGCTCATGTTGAGGAAGACATAAAGCGTAAATGTTTACAGTCAGGGATGAATGCTTTTTTAAGCAAACCGTTTTTATTCGAAGATCTTGAAAGCATTATTAACAGTATTTGTATGGGACGCAGGGATTAG
- a CDS encoding esterase-like activity of phytase family protein produces the protein MTSKVWLAGLISTLVLTGCMSHSSSSASGIEFAENFPKQGASLPYDVLRADLLDGKTGQPFEVRNGGFGSAMTAHPSIRNQFYALTDRGPNANYTGDYGKGKTFPVASYTPRIGLFEVSESGQITLLESILLKRPDGQLISGLPNTSALGGTGETPYHANGQPVLMDDSKAYNGQSNPIKLDDYGLDGEGLVALKDGTFWVSDEYGPHMVHYDASGVEIGRINAFQADSRNTFYLPTVFQHRRANRGMEGLAISPDEQTLVGIMQSTMRNPDKAAQKGDLTRIVTVNLQTGKTEQYLYRQEKNQNSNSEIAALTESQFLVIERDGSFLLGGPKKANPKAQKQVYRIDLNTATPLSSVALSGSITRDGSHGLLIDGLTLEQYAQQQGWAALAEKGIKPVSKVLVVDMVKEVAYPHDKMEGLWIIDDHHLGVLNDDDFATWSTKGKLEQKYLNDTTVDSNQLYIIKTDLLSE, from the coding sequence ATGACAAGTAAAGTGTGGTTGGCTGGTTTGATTTCAACGCTTGTTCTAACTGGTTGCATGAGTCATTCCAGCTCATCAGCGTCAGGTATTGAGTTTGCAGAAAATTTTCCTAAACAGGGTGCATCTTTGCCTTATGACGTTTTAAGAGCAGATCTGCTGGATGGGAAAACAGGCCAACCCTTTGAAGTTCGTAATGGAGGGTTTGGCTCGGCCATGACAGCTCACCCAAGCATTCGTAATCAGTTTTATGCTCTAACGGACCGCGGCCCAAATGCTAATTACACAGGGGATTACGGTAAAGGAAAAACTTTCCCTGTGGCTTCTTACACTCCTCGTATTGGCTTATTTGAGGTGTCGGAAAGCGGTCAAATTACTCTGCTTGAAAGCATTTTATTGAAGCGTCCTGATGGTCAATTGATTTCAGGTTTACCCAATACCTCGGCCCTCGGCGGCACAGGTGAAACGCCTTACCACGCGAATGGTCAGCCAGTATTAATGGACGATTCAAAAGCTTATAACGGGCAAAGTAATCCGATTAAACTAGATGATTATGGTTTGGACGGGGAAGGTTTGGTGGCGTTAAAAGACGGCACTTTCTGGGTCAGTGATGAGTATGGACCGCATATGGTTCATTATGATGCTAGTGGTGTTGAAATTGGTCGTATCAATGCATTCCAAGCGGATTCACGTAACACGTTTTACCTTCCTACTGTCTTCCAGCATCGCCGTGCCAACCGAGGCATGGAAGGGTTAGCAATCAGCCCAGATGAGCAAACTCTGGTTGGGATTATGCAATCTACCATGCGGAACCCTGATAAAGCAGCTCAAAAGGGCGATCTAACACGCATTGTGACGGTGAATCTACAGACGGGTAAGACAGAGCAATACTTGTATCGTCAGGAGAAGAATCAAAACTCAAACTCTGAAATCGCAGCTCTAACCGAGAGTCAATTTTTAGTCATTGAGCGGGATGGTAGTTTCTTGCTAGGCGGCCCTAAAAAAGCCAATCCAAAGGCTCAAAAGCAGGTTTATCGCATTGATTTAAACACAGCAACGCCTTTATCAAGTGTGGCTTTGTCGGGTTCGATAACGCGAGATGGAAGTCACGGTTTGTTGATTGATGGCTTGACCTTAGAGCAATACGCTCAGCAACAAGGCTGGGCGGCATTAGCGGAAAAAGGCATTAAACCTGTAAGTAAAGTATTGGTGGTCGACATGGTTAAAGAAGTGGCGTATCCACATGATAAAATGGAAGGTCTGTGGATAATCGATGATCATCATTTAGGGGTATTGAATGACGATGATTTTGCGACTTGGTCAACGAAAGGTAAGCTTGAGCAAAAATATTTGAATGACACGACCGTTGATTCGAATCAGTTGTACATTATCAAAACGGATTTACTATCTGAGTAA